The bacterium genome contains the following window.
CGGCATGACCCGGCAAAAGTATCCAATCAATTTTTTTACCCTTAATTAATTCTGACATTGATTCCCATAAATCCTGATTTTTTACAACATCACCAGATGCAGTTTTCCAGCCATTTTTTGCCCATCCAAAAACCCACGCAGTTGATCCATTTACAACATATTTTGAGTCTGTATAAATATGAAAAATTGAAGATCCTTCAATTTTAGATTTCTCATAGTACTTTAGTCCAGAAATAACGGCCTCCAACTCCATTCTATTATTTGTAGTCACAACCTCCCTCCCCCCTAACTCTTTAACATGCAATCTGTCAAAATTACCAGATTCTTTTTTGTCAGAAAAACTACTTGATTCTCCAGTTACTACGATTGCTCCATAACCACCCCTTCCTGGATTTCCTCTGGAAGCTCCATCTGAAAATATTAAAACTGTGTTTTTTGACATATAACTTAGATTATATCAACAATTCTGATTCTTAGCACAGCAGGAAATGAGAAAGTGGATTTCTCTAAATTACCCAGGACGGTTCTTCTGACAGGGTTCCCTTTTTTGATTTCTTCATCAATTTCTTCAAAAATAGCCGTGTCTGCAAAAAACTGA
Protein-coding sequences here:
- a CDS encoding ribonuclease H, giving the protein MSKNTVLIFSDGASRGNPGRGGYGAIVVTGESSSFSDKKESGNFDRLHVKELGGREVVTTNNRMELEAVISGLKYYEKSKIEGSSIFHIYTDSKYVVNGSTAWVFGWAKNGWKTASGDVVKNQDLWESMSELIKGKKIDWILLPGHAGVEGNEICDQIATGFADDIKPELFNGKLSDYTDLKILDVFYNPDLIKEAKDDKKKNGASKSSSSSAKAYSYVSKVGGVISYDKSWADCEKKVKGQKGVLFKKAVSLADQEKITKDFMSR